Proteins from a genomic interval of Pseudomonas anuradhapurensis:
- the alkB gene encoding DNA oxidative demethylase AlkB — protein MIQSDLDLFGTQAQRLASHTVLLPGFALAEVEPVLDALRPVLRAAPFRHMYTPGGLRMAVALSNCGTLGWVSDEQGYRYSHCDPLSGQPWPALPAVLLALANRAAALAGFDGFVPDACLVNHYLPGTRLSLHQDRDEQDFGQPIVSLSLGLPAVFLFGGLQRADKTRRIALSHGDVLVWGGADRLRFHGVLPIKPGVHPRLGERRINLTLRKAGR, from the coding sequence ATGATCCAGTCCGACCTCGACCTGTTCGGCACCCAGGCGCAACGCCTGGCCAGCCACACCGTGCTGCTGCCCGGCTTCGCCCTGGCTGAAGTCGAGCCTGTGCTCGACGCCCTGCGCCCGGTATTGCGTGCCGCGCCGTTCCGGCACATGTACACCCCGGGTGGCCTGCGCATGGCCGTAGCGCTCAGCAACTGCGGCACGCTGGGTTGGGTCAGCGATGAACAGGGCTACCGTTACAGCCACTGCGACCCGCTCAGCGGCCAACCCTGGCCCGCCCTGCCCGCGGTACTGCTTGCCTTGGCCAACCGCGCGGCGGCCCTGGCCGGCTTCGACGGTTTCGTGCCGGATGCCTGCCTGGTCAATCATTACCTCCCCGGTACCCGCCTCAGCCTGCACCAGGACCGCGATGAGCAGGACTTCGGCCAGCCGATCGTGTCACTGTCGCTGGGTTTGCCGGCGGTGTTCCTGTTCGGTGGCTTGCAGCGCGCCGACAAGACCCGGCGCATCGCCCTGAGCCATGGCGATGTACTGGTTTGGGGTGGCGCAGACCGCTTGCGCTTCCATGGCGTGCTGCCGATCAAGCCTGGCGTGCATCCGCGCCTGGGTGAACGGCGCATCAACCTGACCCTGCGCAAGGCCGGGCGCTGA
- a CDS encoding Yip1 family protein: protein MNSPLLKLFTHPADAWLDIRRAEEDRPQQYLPRLLALALIPAVCLFVGTTTFGWSLAAEERVRLSLASAAQLAALLYATTVVGVMLMGVMIRWMSRGFDAQPSLNQCIGFAAYCATPWFFAGVVGLLPIRWLAVVALLAASAYASVLLYGGLQTFLRLKKEQALLFATCVWGLGLLLLVTILVAMILFWFNGLMPEYVRPASLG, encoded by the coding sequence ATGAACAGCCCGTTGCTCAAGCTCTTCACCCACCCCGCCGACGCCTGGCTGGACATCCGCCGGGCCGAAGAAGACCGCCCGCAGCAATACCTGCCACGTCTGCTGGCCCTGGCGTTGATCCCTGCCGTCTGCCTGTTCGTCGGCACCACCACGTTCGGCTGGAGCCTGGCGGCCGAGGAGCGGGTGCGCCTGAGCCTGGCCAGTGCCGCGCAGCTGGCCGCCTTGCTCTACGCCACCACGGTGGTCGGGGTCATGCTGATGGGAGTGATGATTCGCTGGATGTCGCGAGGTTTCGATGCCCAGCCCAGCCTCAACCAGTGCATCGGCTTTGCCGCCTACTGCGCAACGCCATGGTTCTTTGCCGGGGTGGTCGGCCTGCTGCCGATCCGCTGGCTGGCAGTGGTCGCGCTTTTGGCAGCGTCGGCGTATGCCAGTGTGTTGCTGTATGGCGGGTTGCAGACCTTCCTGCGACTGAAGAAAGAACAGGCCCTGCTGTTCGCGACCTGTGTGTGGGGGCTAGGTCTGTTGCTGCTGGTGACCATCCTGGTGGCGATGATCCTGTTCTGGTTCAACGGCCTGATGCCGGAATATGTGCGTCCGGCCAGCCTGGGCTGA
- a CDS encoding DUF1652 domain-containing protein: MSLIGVSMLEMRQMIEQACLPDRCEVSCPDGANLIIRLGQGQSLDEGVTLSGVPLQSLNSCRDLVNLVGQLHALRDSQPTPLKAIA; this comes from the coding sequence ATGTCGTTGATAGGAGTTTCGATGCTGGAGATGCGGCAGATGATCGAGCAGGCCTGCCTGCCCGACCGCTGTGAAGTCAGCTGCCCGGACGGCGCCAACCTGATCATCCGCCTGGGTCAGGGCCAGAGTCTCGATGAGGGCGTGACCCTGAGCGGAGTTCCGCTGCAAAGCCTTAACAGTTGCCGCGACCTGGTCAACCTGGTTGGGCAACTGCACGCGCTGCGTGACAGTCAACCCACACCCCTCAAGGCGATTGCCTGA
- a CDS encoding DNA-3-methyladenine glycosylase family protein, with protein MPKLTCLHRVHRSLPGASHHTLWLRYRAPYHWPSTLAFLAARCIAGVETCLDGTYSRTLVAAGRHAVVHATPSARQCLRIRVEGVPARALPGLIARLRRVFDLDADPAQINAGLARDPLMARLLHKRPGLRVPQGWDACEQAMRTVLGQQVSVAGAMTLAGRLVQRYGEALRLAVPGLSHVFPALPVLAAAQFEDMGMPRARAATLATLANALLAEPGLLRRGQPLDVLLGSLYRLKGIGPWSAHYLALRQVGAVDALPLGDVALVKALRRLEGDQAQLAERALAWRPWRAYAAQHLWASLGTDETARR; from the coding sequence ATGCCCAAGCTCACTTGCCTGCACAGGGTGCACCGATCGCTGCCCGGCGCCAGCCACCACACCCTGTGGCTTCGCTACCGTGCCCCTTACCATTGGCCGTCGACCCTGGCGTTCCTTGCCGCCCGCTGTATCGCCGGTGTCGAGACCTGTCTGGACGGCACTTACAGCCGAACCTTGGTGGCTGCCGGTCGGCATGCGGTTGTGCACGCTACGCCTTCGGCTAGGCAGTGCCTGCGCATCCGTGTTGAAGGCGTTCCGGCCCGGGCGCTGCCAGGTCTGATCGCCAGGTTGAGACGGGTCTTCGACCTGGATGCCGACCCCGCGCAGATCAACGCCGGGCTTGCCCGCGATCCGCTGATGGCCCGCTTGCTGCACAAGCGTCCGGGCCTGCGCGTGCCACAAGGCTGGGACGCTTGTGAGCAAGCCATGCGCACGGTGCTCGGCCAGCAGGTCAGCGTGGCCGGGGCCATGACCCTGGCCGGCCGCCTGGTGCAACGCTACGGTGAAGCCCTGCGCCTGGCCGTGCCGGGTTTGAGTCACGTTTTCCCGGCGCTGCCGGTATTGGCCGCTGCACAGTTCGAAGACATGGGCATGCCGCGTGCACGCGCAGCGACCCTGGCCACGCTGGCCAACGCCTTGCTCGCCGAGCCCGGACTGCTGCGGCGCGGGCAGCCGCTCGATGTGCTGCTGGGCAGCCTGTACCGGCTCAAGGGTATCGGCCCTTGGAGTGCGCACTATCTGGCGCTGCGCCAGGTCGGCGCGGTCGATGCCTTGCCGTTGGGTGACGTGGCCTTGGTCAAGGCGTTGCGCAGGCTGGAAGGCGATCAAGCGCAGCTCGCCGAACGGGCTCTGGCCTGGCGGCCATGGCGGGCCTATGCAGCGCAGCACCTGTGGGCATCGTTGGGGACTGACGAGACCGCTCGTCGTTAA
- a CDS encoding pirin family protein — MKRILGIHRSPHAHWVGDGFPVRSLFTYDNLASQISPFLLLDYAGPHSFTPTSARRGVGQHPHRGFETVTIVYQGELEHRDSTGAGGLIGPGDVQWMTAANGILHEEFHSAGFARSGGMLEMVQLWVNLPARDKRAAAGYQTLLAKDIPVVTLDGEGGSLRVIAGDYVGHSGPARTFTAMDVWDLRLNAGANLRLPVAAGRNAALVVLRGTVRINHEREAGPASLVLLGRSGEDVVVEALDGASVLLLSGEPIDEPIVGYGPFVMNSQAEIAESFDDFHAGRFGQMHEARGPAKP; from the coding sequence ATGAAACGTATACTGGGTATCCACCGCAGCCCCCACGCCCATTGGGTGGGTGATGGCTTCCCGGTGCGTAGCCTGTTCACCTACGACAACCTGGCCAGCCAGATCAGCCCGTTCCTGTTGCTGGATTATGCCGGCCCTCATTCGTTCACCCCGACCAGCGCGCGGCGCGGCGTCGGTCAGCATCCTCACCGTGGCTTCGAGACCGTGACCATTGTCTACCAGGGCGAGCTGGAACACCGTGACTCCACTGGCGCTGGTGGCTTGATCGGCCCCGGTGACGTGCAATGGATGACCGCTGCCAACGGTATCCTCCATGAGGAGTTCCATTCCGCAGGTTTCGCCCGTAGCGGCGGTATGCTGGAAATGGTTCAGCTGTGGGTCAACCTGCCGGCGCGTGACAAGCGTGCAGCCGCCGGTTACCAGACGCTGCTGGCCAAGGACATCCCGGTGGTGACGCTGGACGGCGAGGGCGGTAGCCTGCGGGTGATCGCCGGTGACTATGTTGGGCACTCGGGGCCGGCGCGAACCTTTACGGCCATGGATGTCTGGGACTTGCGCCTGAATGCCGGTGCCAATCTACGCCTGCCGGTGGCCGCCGGGCGCAACGCGGCGCTGGTGGTGTTGCGCGGCACTGTGCGAATCAACCATGAGCGTGAAGCTGGCCCGGCCAGCCTGGTGTTGCTTGGTCGGTCGGGTGAGGATGTTGTCGTCGAGGCACTGGATGGCGCCAGCGTGCTGCTGCTCAGCGGTGAGCCGATCGATGAGCCGATCGTGGGCTATGGTCCGTTCGTGATGAACAGTCAGGCGGAGATTGCCGAGTCGTTCGATGATTTCCATGCCGGGCGGTTCGGGCAGATGCACGAGGCGCGGGGCCCGGCAAAACCTTGA
- a CDS encoding alpha/beta fold hydrolase: MQLIPWSHECTEGFTLRGWRTPASGRPLLHFLHGNGFCCLAYQPLLLRLGEHFDLWLSDVQGHGDSDHGGTFRGWNRTAEMAVEAFAAGRGEYGDVPRFAVGHSFGGVLTGLILASEPQLFSRAVLLDPVLFSQRMLGVMGAAALLGLHRRHALARKAASRRSHWPDRETALASLHGRGIFKGWTDAALQAYVEHAIGDCGEAVVLKCRPSREVEIFSSFPRRLWASLAAIRTPTQVLYGEHTYPFVPHSVKRLTALNPQVSGKQVAGGHCFMQEYPEACADAVRAFLL; the protein is encoded by the coding sequence ATGCAGTTGATCCCCTGGTCCCATGAATGCACCGAAGGCTTCACCCTGCGTGGCTGGCGCACCCCGGCCAGTGGCCGGCCGTTGCTGCATTTCTTGCATGGCAACGGCTTTTGCTGCCTGGCTTATCAGCCGTTGCTGCTGCGGCTGGGCGAGCATTTCGACCTGTGGCTCAGCGATGTCCAGGGCCATGGCGACAGCGACCATGGTGGAACGTTTCGTGGCTGGAACCGTACCGCTGAGATGGCGGTGGAGGCTTTCGCAGCCGGGCGGGGCGAGTATGGTGACGTACCGCGATTTGCCGTGGGGCACAGCTTCGGGGGCGTGCTCACGGGCTTGATCCTGGCCAGTGAGCCGCAACTGTTCAGCCGTGCCGTGCTGCTTGATCCGGTGTTGTTCAGCCAGCGCATGCTCGGAGTAATGGGCGCGGCCGCATTGCTTGGCCTGCACCGGCGCCACGCGCTCGCACGCAAGGCCGCCAGCCGCCGCAGCCACTGGCCTGATCGAGAGACGGCGCTGGCTTCGCTGCACGGCCGCGGTATTTTCAAGGGGTGGACCGATGCAGCGTTGCAAGCCTATGTCGAGCATGCCATCGGTGATTGCGGTGAAGCGGTGGTACTCAAGTGCCGGCCCAGCCGCGAAGTGGAAATATTCAGCTCATTCCCGCGTCGCCTTTGGGCCAGCCTGGCGGCGATCCGCACACCCACGCAGGTCTTGTATGGCGAGCACACCTATCCCTTCGTGCCACATTCGGTCAAGCGCCTGACCGCGCTCAATCCTCAGGTGAGCGGCAAGCAGGTTGCTGGTGGACACTGCTTCATGCAGGAATATCCCGAGGCTTGTGCCGATGCCGTGCGGGCCTTCCTGCTGTAG
- a CDS encoding LysE family translocator produces MPAMLASADLLTAFVLFAFVSSITPGPNNTMLLASGVNFGVRRSIPHAMGISVGFMLMVLAVGLGLGEVFKAWPMLYTVLRYSGAAYLLYLAWKIATSGPVGTASTSAGKPLGFWGAAAFQWVNPKAWVMAVGAITTYTPAQGYVANVIVIAALFALVNLPSVGVWVMFGSALRKLLQNPRWLMLFNVLMALLLVISLYPLLFVESAFS; encoded by the coding sequence ATGCCCGCCATGCTTGCCTCTGCCGACCTGCTGACCGCCTTTGTGCTGTTCGCCTTCGTATCCTCGATCACGCCAGGGCCCAACAACACCATGCTGCTGGCGTCGGGGGTGAATTTTGGCGTGCGCCGCTCGATTCCGCACGCCATGGGCATCAGTGTCGGGTTCATGCTCATGGTGTTGGCCGTCGGCCTGGGCCTGGGTGAGGTGTTCAAGGCCTGGCCGATGCTGTACACGGTATTGCGCTACAGCGGCGCTGCCTACCTGCTGTACCTGGCGTGGAAGATCGCCACCTCCGGGCCGGTCGGCACGGCCTCGACCAGCGCCGGTAAACCGCTGGGGTTCTGGGGGGCTGCGGCATTTCAATGGGTCAACCCCAAGGCCTGGGTGATGGCGGTGGGGGCCATTACCACCTACACGCCGGCACAGGGCTATGTGGCCAACGTGATTGTCATTGCCGCCTTGTTCGCCCTGGTCAACCTGCCCAGCGTAGGGGTGTGGGTGATGTTCGGCAGCGCCCTGCGCAAGCTGTTGCAGAACCCGCGCTGGCTGATGCTGTTCAATGTCCTGATGGCCTTGCTGCTGGTGATTTCACTGTACCCGCTGCTGTTTGTAGAATCGGCATTTTCCTGA
- a CDS encoding GNAT family N-acetyltransferase — MTVTIRPAVRTDAEQILAFITELAEYERARHEVIASVADIEHSLFGEGSTVHSLICERDGRAIGFAVYFYSYSTWLGRNGIYLEDLYVTPEQRGDGAGRQLLRHIAREAVANHCGRLEWSVLDWNEPAIGFYRSLGAEAQDEWVRYRLDGDKLAAFARG; from the coding sequence ATGACCGTCACCATTCGCCCTGCCGTACGCACCGATGCCGAGCAGATCCTGGCCTTCATCACCGAACTGGCCGAGTACGAACGTGCCCGCCACGAGGTCATCGCCAGCGTCGCCGATATCGAGCACAGCCTGTTCGGCGAAGGCAGCACGGTGCACAGCCTGATCTGCGAGCGCGATGGCCGGGCAATCGGCTTTGCCGTGTATTTCTACAGCTATTCGACCTGGCTGGGGCGCAACGGTATCTATCTCGAGGACCTGTACGTGACCCCTGAACAACGCGGCGACGGTGCCGGTCGGCAACTGTTGCGGCACATTGCCCGCGAAGCGGTAGCCAACCACTGCGGACGGCTTGAATGGAGCGTACTGGACTGGAACGAGCCGGCGATCGGGTTCTACCGATCGCTGGGGGCCGAGGCACAGGATGAGTGGGTGCGCTATCGCCTGGATGGCGACAAGCTGGCGGCATTTGCGCGTGGCTGA
- a CDS encoding CbtB domain-containing protein, producing MPVTSAKPHSLATPVTLSQRVVIAVGASLLGLCLVYFAGFSHIEAVHNAAHDTRHSAAFPCH from the coding sequence ATGCCCGTCACCAGCGCCAAGCCACACAGCCTTGCCACCCCCGTCACGCTCAGCCAGCGTGTCGTCATCGCCGTCGGCGCTAGCCTGCTGGGCCTGTGCCTGGTGTACTTCGCCGGTTTCTCACACATCGAGGCCGTGCACAACGCCGCTCACGACACCCGCCACAGCGCCGCCTTCCCCTGCCACTGA
- a CDS encoding CbtA family protein produces MIMRIARTAGFSGLLAALLLTLLQSFWVAPLILEAETYESSVPVAHHEHGSEVPAHEHSAEAWSPEDGWQRVLSTTGGNLVVAVGFALILAALYSLREPRRIGTGALWGLAGFAVFCLAPTLGLPPELPGTAAADLGQRQAWWIGTASATALGLALLVFARHWLLKVLGVALLVVPHVIGAPQPEVHESLAPEALETQFKLASWLTNAAFWLALGLLSAWLFRRAKQA; encoded by the coding sequence ATGATCATGCGCATTGCCCGAACCGCGGGCTTCAGCGGGCTGCTAGCGGCCTTGTTGCTGACCCTGCTGCAAAGCTTCTGGGTCGCCCCGCTGATTCTCGAGGCGGAAACCTACGAGTCGTCGGTACCAGTGGCTCACCACGAGCATGGCAGCGAGGTGCCGGCCCATGAGCACAGCGCCGAAGCCTGGTCACCGGAAGACGGCTGGCAACGCGTGCTGTCGACCACCGGCGGCAACCTGGTGGTTGCAGTCGGCTTTGCCCTGATCCTGGCCGCCCTTTACAGCCTGCGCGAACCGCGGCGTATCGGCACCGGTGCACTTTGGGGCCTGGCCGGTTTCGCCGTGTTCTGCCTGGCCCCGACCCTGGGCCTGCCGCCGGAGCTGCCAGGCACCGCTGCCGCCGACCTGGGCCAACGCCAGGCCTGGTGGATCGGCACGGCCAGCGCTACCGCCCTGGGCCTGGCCTTGCTGGTGTTCGCCCGCCACTGGCTGCTGAAAGTGCTGGGCGTTGCCCTGCTGGTGGTCCCGCATGTGATTGGCGCGCCACAGCCCGAGGTGCATGAAAGCCTGGCTCCCGAAGCGCTGGAAACCCAGTTCAAGCTCGCCTCGTGGCTGACCAACGCCGCCTTCTGGCTGGCCTTGGGCCTGCTCAGCGCCTGGCTGTTCCGCCGCGCCAAGCAGGCCTGA
- a CDS encoding cobalamin biosynthesis protein produces the protein MAAFYAGFGCRRGCPAEALEALLRQALSTQRLALADLHGIASISLKADEPGLQQLAEHLAVPLVLYPTAQLHAYQAQLSHHSAAAHAHSGCWGVAESAALALASQRSGTARLLLTRQVLGPATLALAC, from the coding sequence ATGGCGGCCTTCTATGCCGGCTTCGGCTGCCGCCGGGGTTGCCCGGCGGAGGCCTTGGAAGCGTTGCTCCGCCAGGCCCTGAGCACTCAGCGCCTGGCACTGGCCGACCTGCATGGCATCGCCAGCATCAGCCTGAAGGCCGACGAACCCGGCCTGCAACAGCTGGCCGAACACCTCGCCGTGCCCTTGGTGCTGTACCCTACCGCGCAACTACACGCCTACCAGGCGCAGCTCAGCCACCACTCTGCTGCGGCCCATGCCCACAGCGGCTGCTGGGGCGTGGCAGAAAGCGCAGCCCTGGCGTTGGCCAGCCAGCGAAGTGGCACCGCCAGGTTGCTGCTGACGCGTCAGGTACTGGGCCCGGCGACCCTCGCCCTGGCCTGTTGA
- the cobM gene encoding precorrin-4 C(11)-methyltransferase gives MTVYFIGAGPGDPELITVKGQRLIRQCPVIIYAGSLVPAAVLEGHQAETVINSAELHLEQIIAAMRSAHEQGQDVARVHSGDPSLYGAIGEQIRQLQALGIDYQIVPGVTATAASAALLGCELTLPQVAQTVILTRYGDSSPMPPGEQLADLARHGSTLAIHLGVRHLPRIVDELLPHYGAQCPVAVVHRATWPDQDWVRGTLGDIIERVAAKDFQRTSLILVGHVLGDTPFAESALYRAGHAHLYRPGN, from the coding sequence ATGACGGTCTATTTCATCGGCGCCGGCCCCGGCGACCCGGAACTGATCACAGTCAAGGGGCAACGGCTGATCCGCCAATGCCCGGTGATCATCTATGCCGGCTCGCTGGTCCCTGCGGCGGTGCTCGAGGGGCATCAGGCCGAGACCGTGATCAACAGCGCCGAACTGCACCTGGAGCAAATCATCGCCGCCATGCGCAGCGCGCACGAGCAAGGCCAGGACGTGGCCCGGGTGCACAGCGGCGACCCCAGCCTGTATGGCGCGATCGGCGAGCAGATTCGCCAGCTGCAGGCGCTGGGCATCGACTACCAGATCGTTCCCGGGGTCACTGCCACAGCGGCCAGCGCCGCCCTGCTCGGCTGCGAACTGACCCTGCCACAAGTCGCCCAGACGGTCATCCTGACCCGCTATGGCGACAGCTCGCCAATGCCACCCGGCGAGCAACTGGCCGACCTGGCGCGGCATGGCAGCACGCTGGCGATTCACCTGGGGGTCCGGCACCTGCCGCGCATTGTCGATGAACTGCTGCCGCACTACGGCGCACAGTGCCCGGTGGCGGTGGTGCATCGCGCCACCTGGCCAGACCAGGATTGGGTGCGTGGCACCCTGGGCGATATCATCGAGCGTGTAGCAGCGAAGGACTTTCAGCGTACCTCGCTGATCCTGGTCGGGCATGTCCTGGGCGACACACCGTTCGCCGAGTCGGCCCTGTACCGTGCCGGACACGCCCATCTGTATCGCCCGGGGAACTGA
- a CDS encoding DUF1272 domain-containing protein, which produces MLDLRPNCECCDTNLPGDSPDALICSFECTFCRTCAETRFHGHCPNCTGQLVVRPTRVGQALANNPASTLRVNKAHGACA; this is translated from the coding sequence ATGCTGGATCTACGCCCCAACTGCGAGTGCTGCGATACCAACCTGCCGGGTGACAGCCCCGATGCGTTGATCTGCTCGTTCGAATGCACGTTCTGCCGCACCTGTGCCGAAACCCGTTTCCACGGGCATTGCCCGAACTGCACCGGCCAGCTGGTGGTCCGCCCGACGCGGGTCGGCCAGGCACTGGCCAACAACCCTGCCTCGACCCTGCGGGTGAACAAGGCGCATGGCGCCTGCGCTTGA
- a CDS encoding response regulator transcription factor, translated as MTTVLIVDDHPIVRLSLRLLLERERFDVVGEVGNGSEVAQVARELRPDVVILDIGLPGLDGMEVIKRLQCLEPVPKIMVLTGQATDLYVRRCLDAGIGAFVTKEEDHDALLFALKALVKGYSTFPQMSVNSNSLESESVRLASLSNREMEVLRRLARGENNKNIGTCMNLSAKTISTYRGRIMEKLKTESLVEMVDLAKRNSVQ; from the coding sequence ATGACAACCGTGCTGATCGTTGACGACCATCCCATCGTCCGGCTGTCCTTGCGCCTACTGCTCGAGCGCGAGCGCTTCGATGTCGTCGGTGAGGTCGGCAATGGCAGTGAAGTGGCGCAGGTCGCGCGCGAACTGCGCCCGGATGTGGTCATTCTCGATATCGGCCTGCCCGGCCTGGATGGCATGGAAGTGATCAAACGCCTGCAATGCCTGGAGCCCGTGCCCAAGATCATGGTCCTGACCGGGCAGGCGACCGACCTGTACGTGCGGCGCTGCCTGGACGCAGGGATCGGTGCCTTCGTCACCAAGGAAGAAGACCACGATGCATTGCTGTTTGCCCTCAAGGCCTTGGTCAAGGGCTACTCGACCTTCCCACAGATGTCGGTCAACAGCAACTCCCTGGAAAGCGAGTCGGTGCGCCTGGCCAGCCTCTCCAACCGTGAAATGGAAGTGCTGCGGCGCCTGGCGCGCGGCGAGAACAACAAGAACATCGGCACTTGCATGAACCTCAGTGCCAAGACCATCAGCACCTACCGGGGCCGCATCATGGAAAAGCTCAAGACCGAATCCCTGGTGGAAATGGTCGACCTGGCCAAACGCAACAGCGTCCAGTGA